GCTACCTCGTCAAGCCGGTCACGCCGCGCCAGGTCTATGCGGCGATCACGCGTCTCCTCGAGGGCTCGCGTATTCGCCAGCAAGCGGTGGCGCGCAAGTTCGTCGAGCGCTTCCGCGACCTGCAGGAAGAGCCGTTGCGCGGCCTGACCTGGCGGCAATGGATCGACCGCTACATCGAGGTCGTGCAGTGGGATCTCGATCTCGCGGCCGCGAACGAAACGGGTTTGTACGAGTCGCTCCAGGGCCTCTATCCCGATCTCCGCCGCGAGTTCGCGATCTACATGAAGTCGGCTTATCCCGGCTGGCTGCGCGACCTCGAGGGCGACCGGCCGCCGCTGTCGATCGACATCGTGCCCGAGTTCCTGATGCCGATCTTCAAGGCGGACAAACAGGCGCTCTTCGTGATCGTCGATTGTCTCCGGCTGGATCAATGGCGCGCGCTCGAACCGATCATCGCGCCGATGTTCGACATCGAGACGACGCACTATTTCAGCGTGCTGCCCACGGCGACGCCGTATTCGCGGAACGCGCTGTTCAGCGGCTTGTTTCCGGCCGAGATCGCGGCGCGCTTCCCCGACTGGTGGGGCGAGCGTGAAGACGAGACGCTCAACGCGCACGAACGCCAATTGCTCGAGGCGCAGCTCGCCGAGCTCGGCTCCAAGCTGCCGGTGCGCTACGAAAAAGTGTCGACGGCGAACGAGGGCGACGACGTCGAGCGGCGCCTCTCGCGCGTCATCGCGCCCGAGGGGATTTCGGCGTTCGTGTTCAACTTCGTCGATCTCCTGACGCACGGCCGTTCGGAGTCGGCGATCCTGTACGAGGTGGCGCGCGACGAGATCGCGCTGCGCCAGATCACCCAGCAGTGGTTCAAGCGCTCGGCGCTGTTCGCGGTGTTGCAGGAGGCGGCGCGGCGGAAGGTGAAGGTGCTGATCACGAGCGATCACGGCTCGATCCACTGCCGGACGCCGGCGACGGTGTTCGCCAAGCGCGACGCGACGCAGAATCTGCGCTACAAGTTCGGCGAGGACCTGCGGGCGGAGAACCCGGAGCAGGCATTATTGTTTACTAATGAGGATTCTTTAAAACTCCCCCGGCGCGGCCTCGGGGCCAACTCGCTGCTCGCGACCGGCGATTCGTTTTTCGTGTATCCGACGAAGCTCAGGGAGTATCAGAGCCGGTATCGCGGATCGTTCCTGCACGGCGGCGTGACGCCCGAGGAATGCATCCTGCCCGTGTCGCTTCTCACGCCGCGGCGGTAGGGATGCTGCTCCATCGCGGAACTCCGACCGACGGTGCGCAGCGCCGCAGGGAGGAGCGATAACCATGGTCCTGTATCGGCGGTTGCTGGGCTATCTCCGTCCGCACTGGTGGCGAATGGCCGGCAACATCATCTGCAACGTGATCGCGGCCGCCCTCGACGCGTTTTCGTTCACGCTGCTGATTCCATTCCTCCGGGAGCTCAACGGCGACTCGACGCCGCTCCCCGACTTGGGCGTCGTGACCGGCGTCCTCCAGTGGGTCCTCGGCCGCTTCATCACCGGACGCCCCCACATGCAGGCGCTCGAGGTCGTGATCGTCACGATCGGCATCGTCGTGCTCGTGAAAAACGTGTTCGTGTGGGCCGCCGGCCAGTTCGGCGCGTCGCTCCAGGAGTACGTGACTCGCGATCTCCGCGATGGCGTCTTCGGCCACATGCAGCGGCTGCCGCTCGGCTACTTCCATCGCATGAAGGCCGGGCAAATCATCTCGCGCATCGTATCCGACACGGATCAGACGAAGGTGCTGATCACGGAGCTCGTGACGCGCACCGTGCAGAATGCCGCGCAGATCATCACCTATGTCGCGACGCTCATCGTGATGTCGGTGCGGCTGACATTGTTGTCTCTCGTCGTCGCGCCAGTGCTGACGCTCGCGCTCCAACCACTGCTGCGGCGGTTGCGTCATGGCTATCGACGCAGCCGCAGCGACTACGGCGAGGCAACCAGCGTACTCCAGGAAGTCACCTCAGGCATTCGACTCGTGAAGTCGTTCGGCGGGGAAGCGTACGAGGATCGTCGGTTCGCCGAAGCGAGCCATCGGTACTCCGAAGGCATGGTGCGCATCAACCGCGTCGCCGCGTTGTCGCAACCACTCACGGAAGTGATCGGCACCTCGATCGCGATGCTCATTTTGTGGATCGGCGCGACCGAGGTAATCAACGGCCGCGGCGGTCTCGACGCGGCGGCGTTGATCGTTTTCATGACGATGGTCATGCGCCTTCTGCCGCCACTCAAACAGCTGTCGCAGGCGCCGACGACCGCGCAACAATCGCTCGCGGCCGCGGAGCGGCTGTTCGAGGTGCTGGACCAGAAGACGGAACCGCAACGCGATCGCGGCACACGCGTGGTCACCTCGTTCGATCGCGGTATCGCGTTCGAGCGCGTGAGCTTTGCCTACGACGCCGAGCCCGTGTTGTGCGACGTTTCCTTCACCGCGCCCAAGGGCTCCGTCGTCGCCCTCGTCGGAGCCAGCGGAGCCGGCAAGACGACGCTCGTCGACCTCATCCCGCGCTTCTACGAGCCGACGGACGGCCGCATCACGCTCGACGGCGTCGACACGCGCGAGATCACGCTCGCGTCGCTGCGGGCACTCACCGGCATCGTGAGCCAGGATACCGTGCTGTTCAACGACACCGTGCGCAACAACATCGCGTACGGCGCGGCGGGCAAGTACAGCGATGCCCAGATCGAGACCGCCGCGCGCGCCGCGAACGCGCACGAGTTCATCAAGGCGCTGCCCCAGGGCTACGCCACGGTGCTCGGCGAGCGCGGCACGCGGCTCTCGGGCGGCCAGCGCCAACGCATCGCGATCGCGCGCGCGCTGCTCGTCGATCCGCCGCTGCTCATTCTCGACGAAGCGACCTCGGCGCTCGACACCGAATCGGAGCGTCTCGTCCAGGAGGCGGTGGATCGCCTGCTGACCGGCCGCACCGTCTTTGTGATCGCGCATCGCTTGTCTACCGTCACCCACGCCGACCAGATTCTCGTGCTCGAACGCGGCCGCATCATCGAACGAGGTACGCACGCGGCGCTCCTGGCCGAACGCGGCGCGTACTTCCGGTTGCATTCGTTGCAATTCCGCGACGAGCGGAGCGAAAGAATTCCGGCGAGTGTGTAGCGTTGGGCGTTCATTGTTCCTCGCTTCGGCGGTTCGCTCCGCTCGCACCTACGCTCGGAATTCCGCCGTACAGAGTTACCTAATGCGCGTTTTGTTCTACGTGGGGGACAAGCGATGGTCGGGGTCCTCGCGCGCGGTGCTCTCCGCGGCGCGGGGACTCGTCGCGCGCGGGCACTTCGTCACGGTCGCGTGTTGCGCCGACAGTCGCCTGGACGAGCTGGCGCGCGCGGCCGAGATCGAAACGGTGCCGGTGAACGCCGACGCATCCGCCGCCGGTGGCGCGTGGGATCTGCGCAAAGTCATTCAATCGAAGTTCATCGAAGTCGCGGTCGTCACCTCCGAACGCGACCAACTCATCGTGAGCTCGGCACGGTTGTTCGCCGACCGCGGCGCGGTGCTGCGACGCGTACCGTGCTTCGATTCGCTCGAGCTGCAACGCGGAGGCAAACTCGCGCTGCGATTGGCCGCGTCGGGGCTCATCATTACTACGCAGCGCGAGCTGGACGAGTTGCCGCGCGCCGGTTGGGCGCTTCCACCGGCCATTGTTCCACTCGGCGTCGACGTCGCGGCGTACGACGAGCTCGAGCCCGTTTCGCGCGCGCTGCTCGAGGCGCCGTCCGAAGGAATGATCATCGCCTGCCATTACGATGAATCGGGACGCTATCGCATCGCGACCGTGTTTCGCACGCTTGCGCTGCTCGCGCCGCGCCATCGCAACATGCACGTCGTCGTGTTCGGACCAGGTTCGCTCGACGAGGAATTGAAGATGCACGCTTCCGCGCTTGGCGTCGGCGCTTTGGTGTCATTCGTCGGCGATGCGCCGGACGAGCTCGACGTGATGCGCGCTGCGGAAGCGGGTTGGATCGTTTCAGGCGGCGATACCGCGGCGTACGCGTGCCTCGACTTCATGGCGATGCGCATTCCGGTCATCGCCGACAAATCGCCGCTGACGCAGCACTTCGTCGCGGACGCGATCACGGGCACACTGTTGCCGCCCGCCGAGCCGGCGAACATCGCGTCGAGCGTCGCCGCGTTCCTGGCGAGCCGCGAGAGAATGGCCGCGATGGGTAACGCCGCGCGCACGCGTGTGCAGCGCGAATTTACCGAGTCGGCGATGATCGACGCATTCGAGCGCGCGGTGAACGCGGGCGGAGACCGCAGTCAGTGGTCGAAGAGGTGAGCGGCGTCGTCATGCCCGCGCCGCTTCCGGCGCCGCACGCCACCTTCGCGCATCGCGCGGAATATGCGGCGCTGCGCGGCGCCGTCGCTGCGATGGAGCGTCTCAGCTTTCAGCACGCCGGCGCGTTCGGCGAGACGGTCGGTCGCTTCGGCTATGCGCCGCTCGGCATTCGTCGGGAGGTGGTCGAGAGGCAATTGCGCGCCGCGTTCCCGGAGAAGAGCGAGAGCGAGGTGCTGGCGATCGCTCGCGCATGCTACGGCCACCTCGGCCGGACCTCGATCGAGACGGCCGTGTTGCCATCGTATTCGGCGGCGCAGGTCATCGATATGTTCGAGGAAGTGCAGGGCTGGAGCATCGTCGAGGAGCGGCTGGCGCGCGGCAAAGGACTGATCATGGTCAGCGGCCACCTCGGCAACTGGGAACTGGGTGGCGCATATATCGCAGCACGGGGTTTGCCCATTGACGTGGTGGCGCGGCACATGGCCAACCCGCTCTTCGATCGCTATCTCACCACGACTCGGCAACGCATTGGCATGACGGTCGTTCACGATGACGCGGCGGTTCGTCGCGTTCCGCGCTCGCTGCGCTCGGGACGCGCGGTCGCGTTTCTCGTCGATCAAGGCGCGGCGGGGCTCGCGTCAACGTGGGTGCCGTTCTTCGGACGCTACGCGAAGACACCGCGCGGTCCGGCGGTCTTCGCCCTGCGGCTCGGGACGCCGGTCGTGTTCGGCGCCGCGCTACGGCAGCCGTCCGGCCGCTATCAACTCACGTTCGAGCCGGTCGAAATCGACGAGACGGACGACCGCGAAGCCGATGTCGAGCGCATCGTCGCCGATTACACGCAAACGCTGGAGCGCTGGATTCGCCGCGCACCCGAGCAATACTTCTGGCATCATCGGCGCTGGAAGCATCAGCGGCCGGGAACGCCGGCAGAGTTGGGCGATCCGCTGATGCCTCGCCAGGGCGAGGGCAAATAACCATGTCCCGGGCTACGGACCGGCTGAAGACCGACAAACGCGCCTGGTTCGGCGGCGGCGTGATCGTGCTGCTCGTGGTGCTCGCGGTTGGCGCGCCAATCGTCGCCCGCCACGATCCCTTCGGCATCGATCTCATTCACTCGCTCGAGGGCCCCTCGCCGAGCCACTGGTTCGGCACCGACATTCAAGGGCGCGACGTGTGGGCGCGGCTCGTCTACGGCGCGCGAGTGTCGCTCTCTGTCGGTATCGGAGCGCAGAGCATCGCCCTGGCGCTTGGCGTGGTGCTCGGACTGATTGCCGGATATTACGGCCGGTGGATCGACGAGATCGTGATGCGGCTCGCCGACGTCACGCTCGCCTTTCCGACACTGCTGCTGCTGATCGCGATGGTCGCCGCGCTGCAGCCGTCGCTCACCGTGGTGTTCATCACGATCGGCGTCGTCGGTTGGGCGGGCATGGCGCGTCTGGTGCGCGGTCAGGTGCTCGTGGTGCGCGAGCTCGAGTTCGTGCAGGCCGAGCGCGCGTTGGGCAGCGGTGATGTGAGAATACTCATCAACCATATTTTGCCAAGCGTGGTGGCACCTGTCGTCATCGCGGCGACGCTCGGCGTCGCCGGCGCCATCATGGCCGAGTCGTCGCTGTCGTTCCTTGGCCTCGGAGTCCAGCCGCCAACGCCAAGCTGGGGCTCGATGATCGCGGACGGCCGCGACTTGTACCAGCTTCGACACGCGCCGTGGACGTCGGTGTTCCCCGGACTCGCGATCGGCGCCGCGGTGCTCGGATTCAACCTGCTCGGCGACGCGCTGCGTGATGCGATCGACCCGCGCGCGGTCCGCGCCGCCATCCCGCGCGGCGCCGGCTTGCCCGACATCTCGCGGCCGTGAGCTACGACGTCGAGGCGCTGCGCCGCACCGAATTCCCCTGGGCGCACGCGGGCGAAGCGATCTACCTGAACAACGCGTCGACTGGTCCGCTTCCGGCGCGCGCAGTCGCCGCGACCAACGAGTGGGCGAGACTGCGCACGAACCCGCAGCGCATTCCGCAGGAGCTCCAGTTCGGCACGCTCGCGCGCGGACGTGAGCTGATCGCGAAGCTGATCGGCGCCACGCCGGGCGAGATCGCGCTGGCGACCAATACGACATTTGGAATCAACCTCGCCGCATTCGCGCTGCCGTTGAAGCAAGGCGACGTCGTACTCGCGCCGACGATGGAGTTTCCGGCGAACGTGTACCCGTGGATGCAACTCGCCGCGCGGCGCGGTGTCGAGTTTCGTCAGATCGCGTGCGACGGCGGCGTCCTCGACGTCGAGCGGCTGCGCCGCGAGCTCGAGGATGAGCGCGTTCGCGCGGTGGCCGTGTCCTGGGTGCAGTTCTCGTCCGGCGCGACCGTCGATCTCACCGCGCTCGGCGCAGTGTGTCGCGAGCGCGGCGTGTATTTCGTGGTCGACGCCATTCAAGGCGTAGGACCGCTGCGCGTCGACCTGCGGCAGACGCACGTGGACATCTTTTCGTGCGGTGCGCAGAAGTGGCTGCTGTCACCGTGGGGCTCGGCGTTCGTCTACGTGCGCCGCGAGCTCATCGCCGAGCTCGAGCCGCACGACGTGAGTTGGCTCGCCGTGAAGGATTCAGATGACTTCAGTCGGCTGACGGACTACGATCTGACATGGCGCGACGATGCACGCCGGTTCGAGTTCATCACGCTGCCGTATCAGGATTACGCCGGCATGAACGCGAGCCTCGAGCTCATTCACGAGCTTGGGCCGGACGATGTGTCGCGCCACTCGCTGCGGCTGGCGCAGATGATCGTCGACTGGGCGCTCGATCGTGACGACGTCGAGCTGGCGACGCCGGCGGACAACTCGAAGCGGGCGGCGATCGTCTCGGTGCGTCCGAAAGACGCGAAAGCCGTGAGCGCGCGACTCAATGCGGCGAACGTTGCGCATTCGGTGCGCGAAGGCGCGATTCGGTTGTCGCCGCATTTCTACAACACGGAAGAAGAGGTACGGCGCGTTCTGGCCCTGATGTCATCCTGACCCTGAGCGTAGCGAAGGGGAAAGACCCGTTCCCCGATGGAGGAGCGTTCCGCAGCGACAGGGGGTCCTTCGCTCCGCTCAGGATGACAGAGGTCTCGCTATTTCACCTTCACCAGCCCGTACGACCGCGCGCCTTTCCGCACGAGCACGAATTCCCCGCCGAGTCGGTCTTCTTTTTTCAGCGGCTCGCGCTCGGGCGACAGGCGGCGGCCATTCAGATATACGCCGCCCTGCTGCAGCATCCGTCGCATGTCGGCCTTGCTCGAGAAAAGTGCGTCGGGCCCGACGAGCGTCGCCTCGAGCACATCGTACGTCGTCGGTTCGTCTTTCGGCTCGAGCGTGAACACCGGAATCTCGAGCGCCAGCGCCTGCAATGCCTCTCGGGACAATGACTGCGGTTCCTTGCCGCCAAACAGCAGCTCGGA
This genomic interval from Gemmatimonadaceae bacterium contains the following:
- a CDS encoding ABC transporter transmembrane domain-containing protein; its protein translation is MVLYRRLLGYLRPHWWRMAGNIICNVIAAALDAFSFTLLIPFLRELNGDSTPLPDLGVVTGVLQWVLGRFITGRPHMQALEVVIVTIGIVVLVKNVFVWAAGQFGASLQEYVTRDLRDGVFGHMQRLPLGYFHRMKAGQIISRIVSDTDQTKVLITELVTRTVQNAAQIITYVATLIVMSVRLTLLSLVVAPVLTLALQPLLRRLRHGYRRSRSDYGEATSVLQEVTSGIRLVKSFGGEAYEDRRFAEASHRYSEGMVRINRVAALSQPLTEVIGTSIAMLILWIGATEVINGRGGLDAAALIVFMTMVMRLLPPLKQLSQAPTTAQQSLAAAERLFEVLDQKTEPQRDRGTRVVTSFDRGIAFERVSFAYDAEPVLCDVSFTAPKGSVVALVGASGAGKTTLVDLIPRFYEPTDGRITLDGVDTREITLASLRALTGIVSQDTVLFNDTVRNNIAYGAAGKYSDAQIETAARAANAHEFIKALPQGYATVLGERGTRLSGGQRQRIAIARALLVDPPLLILDEATSALDTESERLVQEAVDRLLTGRTVFVIAHRLSTVTHADQILVLERGRIIERGTHAALLAERGAYFRLHSLQFRDERSERIPASV
- a CDS encoding ABC transporter permease, translating into MSRATDRLKTDKRAWFGGGVIVLLVVLAVGAPIVARHDPFGIDLIHSLEGPSPSHWFGTDIQGRDVWARLVYGARVSLSVGIGAQSIALALGVVLGLIAGYYGRWIDEIVMRLADVTLAFPTLLLLIAMVAALQPSLTVVFITIGVVGWAGMARLVRGQVLVVRELEFVQAERALGSGDVRILINHILPSVVAPVVIAATLGVAGAIMAESSLSFLGLGVQPPTPSWGSMIADGRDLYQLRHAPWTSVFPGLAIGAAVLGFNLLGDALRDAIDPRAVRAAIPRGAGLPDISRP
- a CDS encoding response regulator, with the protein product MAQPAKSVLWVDDEAELLEPHRIFLRDKWFDVETVTNADDAVEMVRRKPFNLVLLDEQMPGKRGLDALRELREADPNVAIVMVTKSEEDSTMTEAIGNALEGYLVKPVTPRQVYAAITRLLEGSRIRQQAVARKFVERFRDLQEEPLRGLTWRQWIDRYIEVVQWDLDLAAANETGLYESLQGLYPDLRREFAIYMKSAYPGWLRDLEGDRPPLSIDIVPEFLMPIFKADKQALFVIVDCLRLDQWRALEPIIAPMFDIETTHYFSVLPTATPYSRNALFSGLFPAEIAARFPDWWGEREDETLNAHERQLLEAQLAELGSKLPVRYEKVSTANEGDDVERRLSRVIAPEGISAFVFNFVDLLTHGRSESAILYEVARDEIALRQITQQWFKRSALFAVLQEAARRKVKVLITSDHGSIHCRTPATVFAKRDATQNLRYKFGEDLRAENPEQALLFTNEDSLKLPRRGLGANSLLATGDSFFVYPTKLREYQSRYRGSFLHGGVTPEECILPVSLLTPRR
- a CDS encoding glycosyltransferase family 4 protein, which produces MRVLFYVGDKRWSGSSRAVLSAARGLVARGHFVTVACCADSRLDELARAAEIETVPVNADASAAGGAWDLRKVIQSKFIEVAVVTSERDQLIVSSARLFADRGAVLRRVPCFDSLELQRGGKLALRLAASGLIITTQRELDELPRAGWALPPAIVPLGVDVAAYDELEPVSRALLEAPSEGMIIACHYDESGRYRIATVFRTLALLAPRHRNMHVVVFGPGSLDEELKMHASALGVGALVSFVGDAPDELDVMRAAEAGWIVSGGDTAAYACLDFMAMRIPVIADKSPLTQHFVADAITGTLLPPAEPANIASSVAAFLASRERMAAMGNAARTRVQREFTESAMIDAFERAVNAGGDRSQWSKR
- a CDS encoding aminotransferase class V-fold PLP-dependent enzyme — encoded protein: MSYDVEALRRTEFPWAHAGEAIYLNNASTGPLPARAVAATNEWARLRTNPQRIPQELQFGTLARGRELIAKLIGATPGEIALATNTTFGINLAAFALPLKQGDVVLAPTMEFPANVYPWMQLAARRGVEFRQIACDGGVLDVERLRRELEDERVRAVAVSWVQFSSGATVDLTALGAVCRERGVYFVVDAIQGVGPLRVDLRQTHVDIFSCGAQKWLLSPWGSAFVYVRRELIAELEPHDVSWLAVKDSDDFSRLTDYDLTWRDDARRFEFITLPYQDYAGMNASLELIHELGPDDVSRHSLRLAQMIVDWALDRDDVELATPADNSKRAAIVSVRPKDAKAVSARLNAANVAHSVREGAIRLSPHFYNTEEEVRRVLALMSS
- a CDS encoding lysophospholipid acyltransferase family protein, giving the protein MPAPLPAPHATFAHRAEYAALRGAVAAMERLSFQHAGAFGETVGRFGYAPLGIRREVVERQLRAAFPEKSESEVLAIARACYGHLGRTSIETAVLPSYSAAQVIDMFEEVQGWSIVEERLARGKGLIMVSGHLGNWELGGAYIAARGLPIDVVARHMANPLFDRYLTTTRQRIGMTVVHDDAAVRRVPRSLRSGRAVAFLVDQGAAGLASTWVPFFGRYAKTPRGPAVFALRLGTPVVFGAALRQPSGRYQLTFEPVEIDETDDREADVERIVADYTQTLERWIRRAPEQYFWHHRRWKHQRPGTPAELGDPLMPRQGEGK